The Ziziphus jujuba cultivar Dongzao chromosome 1, ASM3175591v1 genome segment ctaaactcttcttaaactcatctaattgagcttgcataagggacaaggtttcaattacctttgtttggaaagcttggctttcatgacgccatgcctcggtgttggcctcgttggtgtcttgcatggtacctctaagctcccccacttggccttccactcggccatcgagctcccccatgccttgctccacacaatcaagccgctccaacatgtcggcaacggccaactccatcttgaccaccttggtctccatggcggtgagaacgtccttcgactttgaacgcccacgtcccttccttgcagcttcggggatgacctcccttccccttgcttcttcaatcacaacctctgatgaagacatgttgctctagatgctagctttaaccttggctctgataccacttgtcacggacttgtttgtttaccctacaagccgtgcggccttagttgctattccgaccctttgttgcaactaagtaagccttttgcccactaaaagagaaagctaagcaaagaaagctagagcacaaagagagtttgggagaatgaaagtattacttgaaagagagctttacaagtatagatgagatttcttggatggtttggccaaatgaggcctccacctatttataggcatacaaagcttaatcctacggctataattgctttaatcctacggtggagaatggttcccacctactcccacctactttacataaaatatctaaagaaacatctagaatggatatgtacatggcttggcccattgtaaggcccaaaataggcccaaagtggattataaggcccataatggagagaatgctcaccaagtgtttgatgaaatgctttaacCGTGACACTTGGCTGAACACATTAGTGTGAAGAATATAAGGATCACCGCTAAGATTCCCCAAGAACTCATAGTCAATCTCATCCCAATTTCAACCTTTTGAAGAAAGCTGGAAAattgaacattaaaaaaaaaaaatgcagaaaaCATTATTAGCACAGAACAATCATATTCATATGGGCTTGTTGGCTATGGAGGTAAGTAAAACAGAgacattatattataataaagaaCTTACATAGTACGCTGTTACAGTGCCTGCAGAGTTGCCAGGGACAAGCTTGAGCTGCATATCAATCTTGCCAAAAAAATACTCATTCTTGGATTGAAAACCAGAGCCAGAGGCTTTGTCCAGAGACAGAGTAAGAAGGTCTCCATTGTTGAGTATCTTAGCACGGCCATCACCCCAAGTAATCTGAAAATCTTGGTTTAAATTACCGGCAGAAGAAACCCAACAAATAACAGAGGGCAGCAATACTAACAACAATGAGCatgaatatgatgatgaagaaagagaagaagccATTGGATGATGCTTCTGTAAACTGGAAAACTATAAAAGTAGGGAAGAAACTTGGAATGTGAGAGTGAAAGGAAATGTAGGGTGGTATTTATAGTTAATTAGGTTGAGGAGGAAGGTGCATGGGAAGGTCCAGTGAGGTCTCAGCTGTAAACAGCTGTGAAGATTTATGTGGGGGAGGGGGTGTCAAAATCGCACTAGCATATATCAAATTATTACCAAAGGCAAAACCAGTCCACAGCAAAGCTAGCTAGGCTTTGGCTTTGTGACGCGGTTTTGGGCATTAATACTGAAGTTGACGAAAATGGAGAGTTGGAGTGGTTGGTGGTACGTCTCTGGACTCTATGCTCAATTCCCATCGCAATACCAAATCCTCTGGATTGCacggtttattatttttatttataggcTGAAGACCGCCAAAAGATAttataaacttatttatttatttatttttatttttattaattttgatttatttggaCTGTGGAGTTAATATTGggagtagagaaaatcccagtGAAATATCACAATGTATGCGTCAGAAGAGACAAATTATGGAGCTGGATTTTGAGTGTTTTGGCCCAACTTTTTCCACGTACCATTAAGTAGCGTTGCTTGGTTGCTTGCATTTGCCAATTATTTTTCCCTCTTGTTAattggaaccaaaaaaaaaaaaaaaaaatatatatatatatattttaaaaattggtgCAAGGGGTTTCCAGTTTAACGTTCAAGTATGTTCTTTTATGTTTtgtggctttttttctttttttttaaaaataatctactCATCATGTTTGTacttgtttctatttattttgtccataacaacaaaaaagttaaattgTAGCATTGCATTGTTGGGTTGGtgcattactttttttttttttgggttaaattctttttataaatgCAGTTGTTGAATGACTTGTTTGTGGTGGACATATGGAGGAAAATACAAAAAGCTTACAAGATGCCAGCTCATGCATATCGCTTTATGTatacatttaattatttcaaataggATGCACAGATTCACTTGCATTTCACCTGCCCCGTCGTATTAAGTGGCCTCTtaaataattagattttttttttttttgaacgaaAAATATAGGATATATAATTGGTTCTGGACTTCTCGTTAGGGAAAAAACTGTTCAAGAAAGTCTGATGCTATTGGCTACTGGGTTTGAGCCCCACTTCTGCCGCCTTGTCCCTTTCAAaagaaatatacatatatgagtTCTATCGTTTGAATGATAAATTAGTTCATTggttaaatttccatatatatatatatatatatatatttgtagcaTTGTTGATAAAATGTatacctttttaaaaaaattttgaagttcaGCTTTGATTTGCAAATTCAAAACAAGTGAAAAGTAGATAAGATGGATAAGTTCTCCGTAGCACAAATTATTATCATTGTCACCATCATGGTTAAATATAAGGctgctgtttttgtttttttccctcttaTATCACTTTGTGCAGATTTGCaacctttttgttttgttttttttttttggttttaaattagaataataatTACGTATTTGTTTCtaagtcttttttttaattagcgagtaatttaaaaattaaaataaattagtgcagggcatttttttaaaaaatttttttaataaaagaatcGTTTTGATGAACGTTTAGAAAAAGAACAATATTTATAAGGGTAATGCTAAGGGAAAAAAGAAGTATATCAATAATTAAGATAATTTAGCAAGTTGacatgttattattttgttagtttataaattaatatatatatttaaaatatggataagtgtGCATTAAGAGGAtaagtataattaaatataatatttttaatattatttaatttataatttaataatgcaatAGGCTAcatcaaaaatatttatcaaattatatatattaatgtattaaatatatattcatataatttaaatacaaatagaTAAATCACTTAAATggataagtgaaaaaaaaaataaatattttataaaaaattttatgaatattttgataactctagtattattatttataatttatatgttttttagtgaaaaaaattaaaagagtaaCGTTAGATATATGGTAAGGCCTAAGGAGACATACTGATGTTTTGTcacttgaaaattaatataatttaaatatgaataagtaaATAAGTGTcactaaatataaatcaataaaatgatTAAACTTTATtacttaataaatattttggtaaacaTATTGGTACCCAGTatagcattatttttattttttattttttacttttttgataAAGTAGcattattcaaattaaaaacctaCTAAATGTTTGATCGAAGTTTGGAACAAAAATCTCTGCAGAATATTAGTTACATTttctttgttaatatttttgctTTGATGTCGCTCATGCATATTTttgagattttatttatttattattattattattttggtcagTTAGATGATTATGTTCGAACTAATCAAGTTCTTTTGGTTGCCACGCCTTTTATAAGTAGCATATACATGTAACATATGGAACCAAACTCGCCTCTTATaagtaaacaaaaattattcCTTTGTagtgtatatattttaatacaagAAGGATTTATATGCAACATGACAACTTGCATTGCATAGCagcatatgaatatataaaagtatGCATACAAAGGCTAATAAAATATACTTGATGTATACATttgcaagaaaaagaaaagaaaccaaaagaaTTGGTATACATATGGATATGGTTTGGCATATTGAGTAGGTAGACAGTTTCCTAATTATTGCACTCTCGTGGGAAGCCTTGGGGAAATCTCTTTGAATCAGTACAATAATTATAGATCATGTAGTTCTTCTGCACCCACTTCAGTCTGTCTTGTCTGGTTGAATCAAGCTCTTCCGAGAGCCATCCATTACTAGTACTATTattggatgatgaagatgatgagctGCTGCAAGAAGAAGATCCGGTGGACCAAATACATGCCTTGGCATTGAAGTTCCTGTATGAAGCAGTGAATGGAGCTTGGGTCCAATCAGTTTTGATAAGCCCACCTCTTGTAGCCCAATCATCAGCATTCCATAGGCTAGAGTATATTCTCATTGGCTGATTCTTTGGGAATGGAACACCAATTGACTCAGCATTCTTGAACTCCCTAATTGGAGTACCATCCACTGAGAAACTGAAACATGCATTAATAGAGAGGATGAATTCCATTTccaaatgcaaaatatataaatacaattttcaGGGTattaataaaactattatttacTTACATAATTCTCTGTGGATTCCAAAGCATAGAATAGGTATGGAAATCTGCAGTTGGGTCAAACCAGAGGTAGAATTGCTGCTCTCTGTTTCCTTTACCTTGGCTGAATACATTAGTATGAAGAATATGAGGATCACCGCTCAGGTTTCCTAAGAATTCAAAGTCAATCTCATTCCATGTTGACCCTTTTGAGGATAACTGCatagatatataattaacaACAATTTGTGCATTAGTAATGAAAACATGAAATCGAAGCTGATTATCAGAGCTAGCTAATTATGGAACAGAACATACATAATAGGCGGTGACAGTTCCGGCAGAGTTTCCAAGGACAAGCTTGAGCTGCATATGGATGCTGCCGAAGAGATACTCATTGTTGGGCTGGAAACCAGAACCAGAGGCTTTGTCaagtgagagagaaagaagttCTCCATTGTTGAGTATCTTAGCTCGGCCATCACCCCATGTGATGTCAAAGTCCTGGTTGAAATTGCCTGCGGAGGCCTCCACGAAAAGGCCAACCACTACAAGAGGCATCATGAACAGCATttgagaaggaaaagaaagggcCATTTGAAGGTTTAGCTAGAAATGAGAGGGTAAAGGAAGAGCAAtttgaggaggaaaaaaaatggaatgtTAATCATAAAAACAAGCTGTTGTGGTGGAGAAGATTGGTGTTGTTGGGAGGTTTTCTCATAGTAAGTTGTGGTACGTAATAGTTATGGATTGGAAAGCCAAAGGAAGGTTCAGTAGTAGCTGTGCGTATAGTTGACTCAGAAAAGCATAAAGCAATTATCAGAGACGCGGTTTTTTGCGTAAGAGTTTTATGGGAACCAAATTGCAAAGTTGGTGAGGCTGCGAGGCCAGGCTCCACTTACCAAATACCAATTATTTTGTTCTTCACCTTTTATTAGCAGCACCGACAAAGAATCCCAAATCCCATACATTACTAACCACAAAAAGGAAAGggtaatttattttctattgataTTGAAAATGAGATATTCGAATTCGGAGCATTTTAAAACTTGGGACAAGAAAAAGGGGTAACTAAACTTTACCTCTTGTGCTATATACATTTTATACTTCGATCTTAACCTACAAAACTTCTCGCATTGTCCTTTCaactattatttttctattttttttaatagaatttatatagCTATATCTTATTTTACTTGTCCTTAGTTGATACATGTATTtgctaaaatttatttgaaataaaattacatgATTAAACTATTGTGACAGGAAAACTATAGTTTTTATGGGACATTGTGCAGGGTCTTgtagatttaaaataaacacTTCTATGCACCAATCTTCCAGGGTTTTAAAATAAACACTTCTATGCTCCCTCCTCTTCCACAAAGCTTCCAAAATCAGCTGGTACAACATCTCCCTAACAAacgttaataatatttaattgtaacGAATCAGATAAAGTCCTAATTCTGTGAAAGCATGATCtgatatcaaatttaaaatagcaTGATATTTTACTTCCCTACTTTTGTAACAGTTCCTTTTATACATGATATAGTGTACGATTTCCTTCTTAATTCCCTTTATCCACTTTATTCTATGGGTCGTTATCCATCCAGATGGTCCTCGTAAAAGTCCAAAACTCTTACAACAGAAGCGCTTAAACTTGTccatttacaaaatttaaagcgttacttattattgttattattttctttagatATCTCTCAACGTAAAATGTACTCTTGAGAATTACACGAAAACACATCAAATTCTTCTCTGTTTCACTTCTACAGCTATTGATTAAGTCATGAGGGAAGGACTATGCTAATTTTTATCTAAAGACAACTATAAAACAGGGTATTTATATAGAGCATTattcttacatatatatatatatatatatatgattaactgATTTTGGTAGAATATATTTCAATTCTCGttttataatattgaatatataacattatatatCTCGATTCTCTTATCTCAATTTTCTCAtgacatgtacatatatatatgtatatgcatgtaCTGAATATAATATTTCATATTCATTGTACTGAATATAATATTTCATATTCATTGAACTTGGAATTATCTCAAcaacataatatataaaaataaaaatgaaaataaataaagtcatCAGTTTTTgacagaaaatatatatttatattacatatttgaaaaatatattgaaattaattagaTTGCAGAAACTAATGGAGCTAGCTAGCTATACAGCTATATGCAGAATACAAGAGAACTTAACATCTCTCTATGAAGTTTTGGTGAAAGAACACTCTGGAGGCAGGGCTTTGGGAAAGCGCTTTGTATCAGTGCAGTAGTTATAAACCATGTAATTCCTCTGCACCCACTTGAGCCTCTCTATGCTTGAGGAATCCAGGTCTTCTCCGAGCCATGCTTTTTCGCAATGAAAAGACGATGGTGCAGAAGAATAAGACCAAACACAAGCATTAACGGCATTGAAATTCATGTACGAAGCAGTGAATGGAGCTTGTGTCCAATCAGTCTTGATGAGACCTCCTCTCGTTGCCCATTCGTCGGCGTTCCAGAGGCTGGAGTGAATCCTCATAGCCTGCTTGTTGGGAAATGAAACATTATTGATGGACTCCATGTTGCTGAACTCTCTAATGGGTGTCCCATCAACATATAAGCTAAAACATGCAcaccaaaacaaaaaggataaaaaacaGAGTTATAGTTTATATACCAGAAAAACAGAGTTGTCATATAACAAAACACAGTTATAGTTGATAATTAAAATGGATGACAATGATTCAGTATAATAATTAGTTACATGATTCGTTGTGGATTCCAGAGGATAGTGTAGGTGTGGAAATCAGCTGTGGGGTCGAACCTGTTGGAGACAGAGGACTAaaggagaaaccaagaaaattgatttttattaatataaaacaattggtacactctcacgtataaagagagcaacacacaaatgagcaacacacactaacacactcacactcacttgatttttgacttacactaggacacaaaacaccttttcacactcttctcactcaaaggacacacactcacactcacacataagcactctctcttttttctattgctttTGGACATGACACCTAACTCATACATTATcacctatttatagaagagaaagtAGGTTGTAgatacttctagaaatatttaattatagatatttttctcaccacttccaaggcactagttgttctccatttttaaagaaaaaacaagataactctagattcttctagggagctaagtcggaagagaaaacaagataactctagattcttctagggagctaagtcggaagagaaaacaagataactctagattcttctagggagctaagtcggcattgatatttatcaatactccccCTCAATGTCGACTCTCTTGATTGATTCTCTATTCACCATGTTGAGCATTTCTCTTAACTTTGTAAGCTTGGTAATATTGAGTGCTTTAGTGAATAAGTCTGCCGCTTGATCTTCTGTTTTAACGtgttgcattttaatttcttctagcagtactttttctctgataaaatgataatgtaTCTCCACATGTTTTGTCCTTGCATGAAATACCGGATTCTCCGCCAATTGTATTGCtgattggttatcacaatggagAGAAACTGCATAGTCAACTTGTTGATGTAAATCTTTAAGTAGTTGTCTTAACCACATACCTTCTTGGCCTGCCATAGCAGCTGCTCTATATTCTGCTTCTGTAGTTGACAGAGACacagttggttgtcttttactgCACCAAGATACTGCTCTTGAACCAAGGCTGAATATATATCCAGTAGTCGATCGTCGTGTATCATGATCTCCAGCATAGTCGGCATCACAGTAACCAACCAACTTGCATTCCTCTCCTCTTTTATATAGAAGCCCCAAGTTTATAGTGCCTTTAACGTACCTTAATATTCGTCGGACTGCTTCCAAGTGAGGTTTCTTTGGACTTTGCATATACCGACTTACAACTCCAACTGCAAATGAAATATCTGGCCGCGTCAGTGTTAAATAGATAAGACTTCCTACCAATTGTTGGTACATAGTAGCATCCTCCAAGTCTTTTCCTTCATATGCAGATAGCTTAGCATTCACCTCCATTGGAGTTGATATTGGCTTGCAGTCCaacattccaaatttttgtAGTAGATTCTTTGCATACTTTTGTTGACCAAGAAATAAACCTTTCTCTGTTCGGTCAACTTCGAGTCCAAGGAAGTGCTTGAGCTCCCCAAGTTCCTTCATCTGGAAGCGAACTGATAAATTTCCCTTTGTTTGAGAGATTTCATCTTCATGATCTCctgtgataattaaatcatccacatatactagCACTACTGCTAGTTTTGTTCCTTCAGTCTTCACAAATAAACTAGAATCTGCAGAAGATACTATATATCCACTTTGAAGAAGGAACTCTGCAATTTTACCGTACCATGCCCGCGGAGCTTGTTTTAAACCATAAAGTGCCTTCCTTAGCTTGCACACGTACTCTGGATTAGTTTTGCTTTCAAAACCCTTTGGCtgtatcatataaatttctctgtctagatctccattcaagaaggcattCTTCACGTCCATCTGCCACAGCTTCCAGTCTTTACTTGCTGCAAGTGCTAGTAGAACACGTACAGtagtgatctttgctactggacTGAACGTCTCATCATAGTCTAGTCCATATTGCTGTGAGAATCCTCGTGCGACTAAACGAGCTTTATATCTTTCAATTGATCCATCATGATGAGTTTTTATCTTGTAAACCCATTTACAGGATATGGGTTTTACAGTTTTAGGTTTAGGCACCAAATCccaagtttgattttgatttaatgcagaaatttcttcttccatagcCTTTCTCCATTCATGATATTTAGATGCTTCTTCATATGATGTAGGTTCTTTTATATCCTCCATTTCTGTTATTACTACATTAGCGTACCTGGGATTTGGTCTTCGTTGTCTGCTAGATCTTCTTGGTTGTGGAGTTGTCTCTTCGTCATTTTGTTGAAGATTCGACCCGATGTTCTCTGGTATTCCTTGATGTACACCAGACCGCCAGGGACTTTGAGATGATATCGTAGGCTCGTCTGCTACAGTCGGCTCGTCTTCTCCTTCATTTGTTGGCTGGCATGCTTCATATTTTTGCTCCCCCATATTTTGTTGCAGCTTGACCTCAATCTCCTTTGAATTTGGCAACTCTGTATTTTGAGGTGCCCACCAAGAAGATGCTTCATCGAACACCACATTTCGTGAAGTATAACATCGCCCAGTATTAGGGTCACAACATCTCCACCCTTTTCTTTGGCTATCATATCCGACAAAAATGCATCTTATTGCCTTCTTATCAAACTTCATGCGTAAGTGAGAAGGCACAAACACATAGCAAACACAGCCAAAGATTCGAAAGTGGCTTACTGTGGGTTTTATGTTCCACAGTTTTTCAAAGGGTGAGAGGAATTCTAACTTTGCTTGAGGGAGCCTATTAATCACATGAGCTGCTGTATTCATGCACTCAGCCCAAAATCTTCCTGGAACATTTTTTGCATGTAGCATGCTCCGACATGTTTCTGCAAGATGTCGGTTCTTTCTTTCCGCAATACCATTTTGTTGCGGAGTATTTGGACACGTCAATTGATGTCGTATTTTGTATTctcttaaatattgtataaattctCTTGAGGTATATTCTCCCCCATTATCTGTGCGTAGGCATTGTATCCTTTTGCCTAATTCTTTTTCTACCTTTTCCTTAAAttgcttaaattttgaaaaggtctcagatttttctttcataaagaaAACCCAGACGTACCTTGAAAAATCGTCAATGAATGTCACCATATAATGCATGCCTCCAACTGATGACTGCTTGATACGCCCGAAGACATCAGAGTGAATGAGTTGCAGAGGCTCTTTTGCTTGGAACTTTGAATCTTCAAATGGTAGTTGATGTGCTTTGCCGTATTGACACCCTGCACAGATTGTGTCGACACCGACATCGAGTTTGGGAAGACCCTTGAGCATTGACTTTTTCATCATCACCTTCAACTTTTTGTAGCTGACATGTCCTAACCGTGCGTGCCAAAGGTCTGATGTCTCGTTCCTTCTTGTCTTGTTTACGTAGGCAGACTCTGCTGACATCACATAGATAGATTCCAATCGCCGCCCCTTCATTGTTGGTGTACCAGAGATTTTAAGGTCTCGATACACCTTAACATCCTCAGGTCCAAACAATACATAATTTCCTGAAGATGTTAGTTGAGCTACTGACagcaaattcttcttcattcctGGCACATGATAGACATCTTGCAGTTGAACTTGATGGCAACTAAAACGAGGCATGATTGCTGCCTTACCAACGTGAGCTATCGGCAATCTTGAGTCATTTGCCGTCACCACCATACGCCCTCCTTTATACTCTGTCATGCTTTGCAGCTTCTTTTTATCTCCCGTCATATGATTTGAACTTCCAGAGTCTATAAtccaatcatttttataatcaatgcgtCTAGGGATAACCACTGCGAGTGCCGTTTCCCTTTCTTGCATTGAACTTGAGCCATCCATGAGCTCAGCAGTAGCCAAAGATGCTTCAACATCCCATTCATCTtcacttatattattttgaggcTCTGGGATAACTATATTACTTTCTGTAAATTTCTTCCTTAGTCTacagtttttaatataatgtccttttcttccacagttgaagcatcttccatcatctcttttattttcaaaaaatcgtccattatttcttttattttctaaaaattgttgtctatttctattattcctttgttctcctctaaaatcttctccatgttgatttatcttattaaatttttgttgtttgggtCGGCCTTTTCTTCTGCCGCTAAAGAGCGCTTCTTCATCGCTCTTTAGTGAGACCCCAGCCATTTGTTTGATCAtattttcttgatcaataagtaaattttctaattcaatCAATGAAGGTTGGACTGGCCAACCTTGAATGGCTGaaataaatcctttaaattcGGGTCTCAACCCATGTAAAATTATTCTCCTCATTCTAGATTCTGTAATAGGAGAACTAGGATCTAA includes the following:
- the LOC107411514 gene encoding xyloglucan endotransglucosylase protein 7 codes for the protein MDSFSSRVVLVLLLSFFCSSICASANFYRDFEITWGNGLAKVLNNGELLTLSLDTNSGSGFQSKNEYLFGKIHMQLKLVPGNSAGTVTAYYLSSKGPTRDEIDLEFLGNLSGDPYILHTNIYTQGKGNREQQIYLWFDPTADFHTYTILWNPQRIILYVDGTPIREFSNMESINNVSFPNKQAMRIHSSLWNADEWATRGGLIKTDWTQAPFTASYMNFNAVNACVWSYSSAPSSFHCEKAWLGEDLDSSSIERLKWVQRNYMVYNYCTDTKRFPKALPPECSFTKTS
- the LOC107412056 gene encoding xyloglucan endotransglucosylase/hydrolase protein 22 — encoded protein: MALSFPSQMLFMMPLVVVGLFVEASAGNFNQDFDITWGDGRAKILNNGELLSLSLDKASGSGFQPNNEYLFGSIHMQLKLVLGNSAGTVTAYYLSSKGSTWNEIDFEFLGNLSGDPHILHTNVFSQGKGNREQQFYLWFDPTADFHTYSMLWNPQRIIFSVDGTPIREFKNAESIGVPFPKNQPMRIYSSLWNADDWATRGGLIKTDWTQAPFTASYRNFNAKACIWSTGSSSCSSSSSSSSNNSTSNGWLSEELDSTRQDRLKWVQKNYMIYNYCTDSKRFPQGFPRECNN